The Medicago truncatula cultivar Jemalong A17 chromosome 7, MtrunA17r5.0-ANR, whole genome shotgun sequence genome includes the window GCAAAATTGCACTACAATTAATTAAGTGCGGCACCAAAACGTAAAAAACAGTGTAAAATATACCAGGGAAACATATATTActgtaaaaaaattcagatcCTTTTGTACAACTACAACAATATTTATATCATACTTAAATGTTCCTACGAAAAAAAGGACTCAAATTACTCAGATTTGGAGATTTTCACTTTCCTTTACACAAAAAGGAGTAGAAATGAAAAAACAGCATAATTATTAAGCAATAAGTTTCTACGAATGTTTCCAAACAAAACCCTAAATAGACACCAAGAAGGTCATTAATGTCTTCtataaaacaaacacaataacTTAAGTGAATTTAGATACAATCTTGACACGTATCATAAATTACAGTGAATTTGCTCAAAGTTAGGCAAGGAAGTGAAACAACAAACCACATGAAAAGAACAAAGACACATGAAAAGTGAAGGCCTTATTCGCAAAGTGCACTAGTCACATCCCTTTGTGAAAAAAGTCGAAGAAATTAGCTTCTACTGAGATAGAATAATGCAATTATGTAGCAAAAGTGACTCAAGCTTTTCATGTTACTAACAACTAGATTCAACATCGATATATCATTATCATCTATAGAACTAAACAATTCTCCCTTCTAAAATAGTGTAACTGAATTGGTGTAAATTTACcaagaatataaatatatatatatatataggggctGCTGATTTACACACACCTAAAAATACTACAGTGGTCCGCACAAATGtagaaaaaaaacaagttcAAGATAATAGAGTATGagtttttggtaaaaaaacaaGTTGGTCTAGGTTGCTAATTTACTCCTtaaaggctttgtttgggagtttggaggggaaggaaaggaaaggcttTGAGGGGTgcaaaatatgagaaaaaatagagaaatcttccaaaaaatttaaaagagtagtttttttagagaatgataaattaatacatatgattactttatttttaattttaaaaatattataacaacataaattaaatttgaagaattcttattaaccctccaaaaccccccaaaaccctcctccaaatacaattttttagttcctccaaatgaggagggttttgtattatgaagaaaagttatccccccaaagccctcctctcccattttcctctatttcttccacttacttattccttttttcccaagccttcccctcccttccccttcAAACTCGTAAACAAAGCCTAAAGTGTTTTTAGGAGGGTGTAAATTAGCAGccatatgtatatatttattgatttgaaaaaaaatttatatgctTAAAATATACATAGATAATTACACAATTGAAATTAGTATAGGACCAATCAATAGATTCTTCATTTATGTGagatttttttgatttaaaagACATAATCACACAATTGACACAAAtttatgaattaacacaaatttaaACCTGAAATAACATCAATATTGAATTGCAAATGAGTTTTAACATGGTAATAGGATATGTTAGTTCATTaaacatatttatacataaCTTCACACAAGTATAGCTATGAGTGAAGAAAAACTTACTTTCAACAGATTAAAACCAAGCTTTCGACATAATCATGGATGGATAACCAAGATATGTTATTGTACATTCTAGTTTTCCTTGCTTTATTCGTTCTCCGGTTGTAGAGAATTGCTCGGTCATTTTGGTTGTTTGCCAAAACCAAAGTATCACCATTCTCAGATAGATGCAATGGTCTTATTCTAAAAAGTGCGCTACGATCAATTTCATGATAGAATTGAACATCTTGATAGGTAAATTTAAGGAATTGGGTCCAAGAATTTACATTTCCAAATTCCATCAATTTCCATATAACAAAATCAGTTTCCTTTAAATCGTGATAAACACATAGGGAGTTCATCAACACACAAACATTTCCCCATACATGTAACCCCTCATCAAAAGGAAGAAGCATCTCTGTGTATGTCTCCGTAGCTAGATCTAGTGAAATAACCACAAATTTCTTAACACCATTACGATCGCTACGATAGGCcaaccaattaacattgttatCCAAATATACACCTTCACATAAACTGGAATTACGGAAGATTGGTCTAGCACCGAATGGAAATCTTCGAATATGTCTCCAAACATTATCACCCAAACTAAAGACTTTCACTTCGTTACCAGTTGAACTTAATGACACAACCTTATAAGTGTCAGTTAAACTCTCATaaccaaacacaaacacataaaatctcGAAATATGCATGTCATTAAAATAGACATCAGATCCTAATACATCAGATATTTTTCTGGTAGCAGGGTTCCAGAAACGGAACCACACTTTTTTATACTTAGTACTCTCGTTACAATAACCGGCCAAACAAATCATTCCATTGTAGGAACCAAGAACCACGCGACAGTTCTTGTCACTCAATCTGTAGTAGGGATCCTTGGGATGTCTGATCCAACGGTTTTCTAGTAAACAACTAACAGGGAAGTGTATGAAACTAGAACGATTTTCCAAGAAATAATAACCCCGTGTAGGGACTACTGATGAGAAGTACGGGTTTCGTGCAGATCTACTAAGGTGCATTTTAATGAATGAAGGATTAGAGATGAGAGTTTTCCATGACTTACTGACGCACTTCATCTGCATAAGAGATTTTACCGGAAGCCACAATAGTATTTCAGTGATAACCTCGTCAGGGAGATTTACGTCTGGCAACAGTGACTGATTGGATTGACGACGGAGACGCGTCATTGGTGGTGGCATGAAATTCATCAGAGCAACATAAACtacacatacaaataaaaaacaaatcattatGCAAgacaaataattataatatcgTACGAAAATGATGTATAGAACACCAGAGAGGAATTGCAGTTAAGTGTTTTGTTGTAaatctttttttgacaagaggTGATATTTATAGATGTTATTGAAAACAAATAGTTTTTCCTTACCcttcaaaaagataaatatcttttgataaaaaattattatattttttcatttcacattaaattttaaaataagtttgacCAAGCATTTACTTCATTTCTTATCTTCCTTCTTCTATAAGTTTGACCAAgcatttatttcatttcttatttaaataaataatataatatttttactatttcctaatttttatttttgaccaacgattcttttaataaatatctaaattatatataaataaataaattatatataatttattaaaaataaataaattgtataaatgtttttatagtTTTGATAAAacacatgtcattttttttatgattaccGATCTGTTCGGTGAAGATCGAAGATGTGGAGTGATGGTTTACGGTGCTTCGGTGTGGATGAGGTTGAGCTTCCACTGTAGAGGAGAAGTGTTCTTGCAAATCTTGGCTTTCACAGGTCTTGGCGTGCACCCTCGACGTATTCTGCCTTGCACAAGATTTTGGAACGATTGATTTACTTCCAATTGTCTCCTTCATttaaattgttatattttaaaatttaccgcttttaagttattattaaagtattaattaaaaaaaaatgataactacCATGAATAGCTCTTGTAATTTGGACGAGGTCTGAAAATGGTTCCCGTAAAGAAACACCACAATTCATCATtgtaattttgaattcttcatttttttgtcCTTAAGTAACCTTGATTCCAGTAAGACAAGAGGCGGTGAAGCAACAAAGAATTTTACCAGGTGGCTATTTCCATGTGATTTTTCTATGAGatgtaaatttcaatttttttgctaATGTTTAGCTAGAATCAGATTCACAGCTTGTCATTACGGCTTTCAAGTCAAAATTAGTGGTGCCTTGGGAACTTAGGAATAGATGGGAAAATTTCTTACAACTTACTTACAACATGAGATTCTGTGCTTCACATATTTACAGAGAAGG containing:
- the LOC25480392 gene encoding F-box/kelch-repeat protein At3g23880 — its product is MKETIGSKSIVPKSCARQNTSRVHAKTCESQDLQEHFSSTVEAQPHPHRSTVNHHSTSSIFTEQIVYVALMNFMPPPMTRLRRQSNQSLLPDVNLPDEVITEILLWLPVKSLMQMKCVSKSWKTLISNPSFIKMHLSRSARNPYFSSVVPTRGYYFLENRSSFIHFPVSCLLENRWIRHPKDPYYRLSDKNCRVVLGSYNGMICLAGYCNESTKYKKVWFRFWNPATRKISDVLGSDVYFNDMHISRFYVFVFGYESLTDTYKVVSLSSTGNEVKVFSLGDNVWRHIRRFPFGARPIFRNSSLCEGVYLDNNVNWLAYRSDRNGVKKFVVISLDLATETYTEMLLPFDEGLHVWGNVCVLMNSLCVYHDLKETDFVIWKLMEFGNVNSWTQFLKFTYQDVQFYHEIDRSALFRIRPLHLSENGDTLVLANNQNDRAILYNRRTNKARKTRMYNNISWLSIHDYVESLVLIC